From Brienomyrus brachyistius isolate T26 chromosome 18, BBRACH_0.4, whole genome shotgun sequence, one genomic window encodes:
- the LOC125713253 gene encoding deoxynucleoside triphosphate triphosphohydrolase SAMHD1-like, whose amino-acid sequence MDIRPPGSKVFNDSIHGHIWLHPLLVRIINTPQFNRLRNIKQLGGAYFVYPGASHNRFEHSIGVAHLAGRLVRALRKQQPELHISPRDELCVQIAGLCHDLGHGPFSHMFDGTFIPKMHPDSKWKHEKASVEMFKYMVKKNKLKEDMKKYNLKLPEDLVFIIEQINGPLKPDEHQKLVDKLTESQDQAAKSTESQDQAAKSTESQDQAAKSTESQDQAAKSTESQDQAAKSTESQDQDAWPYYGRPESKSFLYDIVANKRNGIDVDKMDYFARDCHHLGIRNNFDFERFLMFARVCDTVERKQICARDKEAHNLYEMFHTRYRLHRQAYQHRVVKIIETMIAEAFEKADKHIQISGSAGQMFTLSTAIDDMEAYTKLTDHVFDMILDSTDEKLDEAQKILKKIVDRKLYKCADEIRHLTDKEIKEEEFHKWYKKITSSNSDVSVQAEDIIIKVMKMDYGQEKKNPIDKMRFYSKDKPDFGKPLDKDKVFELLPKTFSLKIIRVYCKNTDNDSLGVAKEYFMEWYNTIN is encoded by the exons GTGTTCAATGACTCCATCCATGGACACATTTGGTTGCACCCCCTGCTTGTGCGCATCATAAACACCCCGCAGTTTAATAGGCTGCGTAACATCAAGCAACTGGGGGGAGCGTACTTTGTGTACCCAGGAGCCAGCCACAACCGCTTTGAACACTCCATCGG GGTGGCACACCTGGCTGGTCGACTGGTCCGGGCCCTGAGAAAACAGCAACCAGAGCTGCACATCAGCCCCAGGGACGAGCTGTGTGTGCAGATCGCTGGTCTTTGCCATGACCTGG GACACGGCCCCTTCTCTCATATGTTTGATGGAACCTTTATCCCAAAAATGCACCCTGACTCGAAGTGGAAG CATGAGAAGGCCAGTGTGGAGATGTTTAAATACATGGTCAAGAAGAACAAATTGAAGGAGGACATGAAGAAGTATAATCTCAAACTGCCAGAGGACCTGGTGTTCATCATAGAGCAGATTAATGGACCTTTGAAGCCGGATGAGCACCAGAAACTGGTTGATAAGCTGACCGAGTCCCAGGATCAGGCTGCCAAGTCGACCGAGTCCCAGGATCAGGCTGCCAAGTCGACCGAGTCCCAGGATCAGGCTGCCAAGTCGACCGAGTCCCAGGATCAGGCTGCCAAGTCGACCGAGTCCCAGGATCAGGCTGCCAAGTCGACCGAGTCCCAGGATCAGGATGCC TGGCCATACTACGGTCGCCCGGAATCCAAGTCCTTCCTGTACGACATAGTGGCGAATAAAAGAAATGGCATCGATGTGGACAAGATGGATTATTTTGCTAG AGATTGTCACCACCTCGGCATCAGGAACAATTTTGACTTTGAACGCTTCCTGATGTTTGCCCGTGTGTGTGACACAGTTGAGAGGAAGCAAATCTGCGCCAGAGATAAA GAAGCACACAAtctctatgaaatgtttcaTACCAGATACCGCCTGCACCGCCAGGCCTACCAGCATAGAGTGGTGAAGATCATTGAGACAAT GATAGCAGAGGCTTTTGAAAAGGCTGATAAGCATATCCAGATCTCTGGCTCTGCTGGCCAGATGTTTACCCTCTCCACTGCTATCGATGACATGGAGGCCTACACCAAGCTGACAG ACCATGTGTTTGACATGATCCTGGACTCCACGGATGAGAAACTTGATGAGGCACAGAAGATCCTGAAGAAAATTGTTGACCGCAAGCTGTACAAGTGTGCGGATGAGATACGGCACCTCACAGACAAGGAGATCAAGGAG GAGGAATTTCATAAGTGGTATAAAAAAATAACCTCTTCCAACTCGGATGTCAGTGTCCAGGCAGAGGACATCATCATCAAAGTAA TGAAGATGGACTATGGACAAGAGAAGAAGAACCCAATCGATAAAATGCGATTCTACAGCAAGGATAAACCTGACTTTGGGAAACCATTAGATAAAGACAAG GTCTTTGAGCTTCTCCCTAAGACGTTTTCACTGAAGATAATCCGTGTCTACTGCAAAAATACGGATAACGACAGCCTGGGTGTGGCCAAGGAGTACTTTATGGAGTGGTACAACACCATTAATTAG